In the Oxyura jamaicensis isolate SHBP4307 breed ruddy duck chromosome 18, BPBGC_Ojam_1.0, whole genome shotgun sequence genome, one interval contains:
- the SLC16A6 gene encoding monocarboxylate transporter 7: MTVKAVKMPCTTPNVYTKVPDGGWGWTVAFAFFFVEALTYGIIKSFGVFFNDLMDSFDETNSRISWIISICVFVQTFTAPLSTVLSNRFGHRFVVMAGGVLVSTGMVTASFARTVADMYVTIGIVSGLGYCLSFLPTVTILSQYFDKRRSLVTAVASTGECFAVFSFAPAITALKEQIGWRYSLLSVGVLQLSIVVCGSLLRPIVIKEQAEEEVKVQPPEEPTETKYMLENEQTRTSIESIDSGVEITTSPRNVPGNTKAEPKSEEPKEHAQILVENNSPPTEPKTKLLDFSVMRDSSFICYAFFGLFATLGFFAPSLYIIPLSRSLGISKDHSAYILSAMAIAEVFGRISAGWVLNKKPIRKIYIELICVVLLSVALFAFPFASEFWGLMTCSIFFGFMLGTVAGTHIPLLAEDDVVGIAKMSSAAGVYVFIQSLAGLAGPPLAGVLVDKTQNYSSAFYSCAAGMVLGAVFLSLVRPCKAGLCHRQQRGAEEGAAEGTAEGTQDLPEDFIEMDIGKADNSGKGCDSVA, encoded by the exons ATGACGGTCAAAGCTGTAAAAATGCCGTGCACCACTCCAAATGTTTATACTAAAGTGCCTGACGGAGGATGGGGTTGGACAGTCGCTTTTGCATTCTTCTTTGTGGAAGCTCTAACGTACGGCATCATAAAATCCTTCGGAGTCTTCTTCAACGACCTGATGGACAGCTTTGACGAAACCAACAGCAGGATATCCTGGATCATATCcatctgtgtgtttgtgcagaCCTTCACAG CTCCTCTGTCAACCGTCCTAAGCAATCGCTTCGGTCACCGCTTTGTCGTGATGGCCGGCGGGGTGCTGGTCAGCACCGGCATGGTCACCGCCTCCTTCGCCCGCACCGTGGCTGACATGTACGTCACCATCGGCATCGTTTCTG GCCTCGGATACTGCCTCTCTTTCCTCCCGACTGTCACCATTTTATCACAGTATTTTGACAAAAGACGCTCGCTGGTCACAGCAGTGGCATCGACAGGGGAATGTTTTGCTGTCTTCTCCTTCGCACCAG CAATTACTGCTCTGAAGGAGCAGATCGGCTGGAGATACAGCCTCCTGTCTGTTggggtgctgcagctgagcattGTCGTCTGCGGATCGCTGCTGCGACCCATTGTAATCAAAGAGCAAGCAGAAGAAGAAGTGAAAGTGCAGCCTCCGGAAGAGCCCACAGAGACAAAGTACATGCTTGAAAACGAGCAAACACGCACCTCAATAGAGTCCATCGACTCAGGAGTCGAAATAACTACCTCACCCAGAAATGTGCCTGGAAACACCAAAGCAGAGCCGAAAAGTGAAGAACCAAAGGAACACGCACAGATCCTTGTAGAAAACAACAGCCCCCCTACAGAACCAAAAACCAAACTACTGGACTTCTCTGTGATGAGAGACTCTAGCTTTATCTGTTATGCATTCTTTGGCCTATTTGCTACCCTGGGGTTCTTCGCTCCCTCCCTGTACATCATTCCTCTGAGTCGCAGCCTTGGCATCAGCAAAGACCACTCCGCATACATACTGTCTGCCATGGCGATCGCAGAGGTCTTTGGAAGAATTTCAGCTGGCTGGGTTCTCAACAAAAAGCCTATCCGCAAGATCTACATCGAACTCATCTGTGTTGTTCTGCTGTCCGTAGCACTGTTTGCCTTCCCTTTCGCCTCCGAGTTCTGGGGGTTGATGACATGTAGCATATTTTTCGGGTTCATGCTCGGAACGGTAGCGGGCACACACATTCCTCTGCTGGCAGAAGACGACGTGGTTGGCATTGCAAAAATGTCTTCTGCAGCTGGAGTCTACGTCTTCATTCAGAGCTTAGCTGGGTTGGCTGGCCCACCCCTTGCAG GTGTCTTAGTGGATAAAACACAGAACTACAGCTCAGCCTTCTactcctgtgctgctggcatgGTCCTGGGTGCTGTGTTTCTGTCCTTGGTGAGGCCGTGCAAGGCTGGGCTCTGTCACCGGCAGCAGCGGGGTGCAGAGGAAGGGGCAGCAGAAGGCACGGCGGAAGGCACGCAAGACTTGCCAGAGGACTTTATTGAAATGGATATTGGAAAAGCAGATAATTCAGGAAAAGGCTGTGACAGCGTGGCGTAA
- the ARSG gene encoding arylsulfatase G, with product MGTPSPQAVLLLALLVVLRAPPAAQGRPNFIVVLADDLGWGDLGANWAETKETPNLDELAAKGTRFVDFHSAASTCSPSRASLLTGRLGARNGVTHNFAVSSAGGLPLNETTLAEVLRAAGYSTGAIGKWHLGHRGRHQPTFRGFDYYLGIPYSHDMGCTDTPGYNVPPCPPCPRHGTATTSPVDKDCYTDVALPLFENLTIVQQPVNLSSLTERYAEAAARFVQQASDSGRPFFLYVALAHMHVPLEVTAPPGRDVYGAALREMDALVGRLRRLAGPDTLLWFTGDNGPWAQKCELAGRLGPLVGAWQRTRGGSPAKQTTWEGGHRVPALAYWPGRVPAARSSRAVLSTMDIFPTLVALAGATLPPNRRFDGLDVSPVLFGQSDVGHKILLHPNSGAAGKDGEIEALRLAQYKAFYTTGGAKACDGSIGPEEHHQPPLIFNLDRDIQEREPLDVASAEYQAALPAISRAYTQALEDIATDNVSVADYSRDPAAVPCCSAQHVACRCQAPPAAWLDHSTERRATRLCLSDRSLKPLLNESPRPNIAALRKQRSSVKFRASKHPGPASVSTNTAGAS from the exons ATGGGGACCCCGTCCCCGCAGGCGGTGCTGCTGCTCGCCTTGCTGGTGGTGCTCCGCGCTCCCCCCGCGGCGCAGGGGCGGCCGAACTTCATTGTCGTCCTGGCGGATGATCTGGGCTGGGGGGACCTCGGGGCCAACTGGGCCGAGACGAAGGAGACGCCGAATTTGGACGAGCTGGCTGCCAAAGGGACGAG GTTCGTGGATTTCCACTCGGCCGCCTCCACCTGCTCCCCGTCCCGCGCCTCGCTGCTCACGGGGCGCCTCGGGGCGCGCAACGGGGTGACCCACAACTTCGCCGTCTCCTCGGCGGGCGGCCTGCCCCTCAACGAGACCACGCTGGCCGAGGTGCTGCGGGCGGCGGGGTACAGCACGGGGGCGATAG GCAAATGGCACCTGGGGCACCGCGGCCGCCACCAACCCACTTTTCGCG GCTTCGACTATTACTTGGGGATCCCCTACAGCCATGACATGGGCTGCACGGACACCCCCGGCTACAACGTGCCGCCCTGCCCGCCCTGCCCGCGGCACGGCACCGCCACCACCAG CCCCGTCGACAAGGACTGCTACACGGACGTGGCCCTTCCTCTCTTCGAGAACCTCACCATCGTCCAGCAGCCCGTCAACCTCAGCAGCCTGACGGAGCGCTAcgcggaggcggcggcgcgcTTCGTCCAGCAGGCAAG TGACAGCGGGCGCCCCTTCTTCCTCTACGTGGCGCTGGCCCACATGCACGTGCCGCTGGAGGTGACCGCGCCGCCGGGCAGGGACGTCTACGGAGCCGCCCTGCGCGAGATGGACGCCTTGGTGGGGCGGCTGCGGCGCCTCGCCGGCCCCGACACGCTGCTGTGGTTCACAG GTGACAACGGCCCTTGGGCGCAGAAGTGCGAGCTGGCGGGACGGCTGGGGCCACTGGTGGGGGCCTGGCAGAGGACACGAG GTGGGAGCCCGGCCAAGCAGACGACGTGGGAAGGAGGGCACCGCGTCCCGGCGCTGGCGTATTGGCCCGGCCGCGTCCCCGCCGCGCGGAGCAGCCGCGCCGTGCTGAG CACCATGGACATCTTCCCCACGCTGGTGGCCCTGGCTGGAGCGACGCTTCCCCCAAACCGGCGTTTTGACGGCTTGGACGTGTCCCCGGTTCTCTTTGGGCAGTCGGACGTGGGGCACAAG ATTCTGCTTCACCCCAACAGTGGGGCAGCTGGGAAGGACGGAGAGATCGAGGCGCTGCGGCTGGCTCAGTACAAGGCGTTCTACACCACAG GAGGGGCGAAGGCTTGTGACGGAAGCATTGGGCCAGAAGAGCATCACCAGCCACCCCTCATTTTCAACCTGGATCGTGATATCCAGGAACGGGAGCCTTTGGATGTGGCATCCGCAGAGTATCAGGCAGCGTTACCTGCGATCAGCCGGGCTTACACCCAGGCTCTGGAGGATATTGCAACAGACAACGTCTCGGTTGCAGATTACTCCCGAGATCCAGCAGCGGTGCCGTGCTGCAGCGCACAGCACGTGGCCTGCCGATGCCAAGCGCCTCCCGCGGCCTGGCTGGACCACAGCACGGAGCGAAGAGCAACGAGGCTTT GCCTGAG TGACCGATCCCTGAAACCCCTCCTGAACGAGTCACCGAGACCGAACATCGCAGCACTGAGAAAACAGCGGAGTTCAGTGAAATTCAGAGCATCAAAACATCCCGGCCCAGCCTCCGTGAGCACTAACACGGCAGGAGCCAGCTAG